The following are from one region of the Staphylococcus schleiferi genome:
- a CDS encoding DUF47 domain-containing protein encodes MIRKKKDKFMERLEDMIFNLDRAAIEFGKMDFNTHLDLRAYADNIKTYESHGDDLMHQVITDLNQTFITPIEREDIMSLCNAIDDVLDAMEETSGMFEMYSIEYTDEYMLEFVDNIQKAIGEMKLAIGLMTEKKLSHMRVHSINIKEYETNCDGILRQSIKHIFNSETDPVTLIKIKDIYESLENIADRCQAVANNFETIIMKNS; translated from the coding sequence ATGATTAGGAAGAAAAAGGATAAGTTCATGGAACGCCTAGAGGATATGATCTTCAATTTAGACCGTGCAGCAATTGAGTTCGGTAAAATGGATTTCAATACACACCTAGACTTGCGAGCTTATGCTGACAATATCAAGACGTATGAATCACATGGTGACGACTTAATGCACCAAGTCATAACAGATTTAAACCAAACATTCATTACGCCAATCGAACGTGAAGATATTATGTCATTGTGTAATGCGATTGATGATGTCTTGGATGCAATGGAAGAAACATCGGGTATGTTTGAGATGTATTCGATTGAATATACAGATGAGTATATGCTTGAGTTTGTGGATAATATTCAAAAAGCAATTGGCGAGATGAAATTGGCCATTGGTTTAATGACAGAGAAAAAACTTTCACATATGCGTGTACACTCTATCAATATTAAAGAATATGAGACAAATTGTGATGGCATTTTACGTCAGTCTATTAAACATATTTTTAATAGTGAAACAGACCCTGTTACTTTAATTAAAATTAAAGACATCTATGAAAGTTTAGAAAATATTGCCGACCGCTGTCAGGCTGTTGCAAATAATTTTGAAACAATCATAATGAAAAATAGCTAA